CACGACAACTCCGAAACAGACGGTTCCACGCCCATCGTGAACGCTCCACAGCCAGACACGGCCGCTGAAGCCGTCTTGCGTATCGCAGTCGAGGCGCCGCTGGCCGACACCTTCGACTATCTGCCGCCGATCGATCCGCCGCTCGCTCGGCTGCGTCCGGGGATGCGCCTGCTGGTTCCGTTCGGGCGCGGCTCCCGGGTCGGAATCCTGATGGCGGTCGTCGATCGGAGCACGCATCCGGTCGACAAGCTCAGGCGGGTCGAGCGCGTGCTGGACCCCGAGCCGCTGCTCGACGAGCCGGATCTGAAGCTGCTGGCCTGGGCGGCGGCCTACTATCAGCAACCGATCGGCGAGGCGCTGTTTGCGGCGATTCCGGCGCGTCTGCGCGATCCCGAGCCGCTGCCGCTGGAGACGACGCCCGGACTCCAGGCGACCGCGTCCGGCCGGGCGCTGGATCTGGAGACGCTCGCGCGCGCCCCCAAGCAGCGCGCACTCCTCGATGCACTGCGCTCCGAACCCGAAGGACTGACGCTCGGCGAGCTGGCGACACGATTCGGCGATAATCAGAGCGCGATACGGGCGCTCAGATCCAAAGGGTTGATCACTGACATTCAGCTCGCGCGTGCGGCCGATTCCGTCGCCGAGACGCCGTCGCTCGTCGGCCCCGAACTCCATGCTGAGCAGGCGGCCGCCGTCGCGGCGGTGCAAGCCGCCTTCGGCGCCTTCGGCGCCTTTCTGCTCGACGGCGTGACCGGCAGCGGCAAGACCGAGGTCTACATTCGCCTGATCGAGTCCGTCATCGCCCAGGGTCGACAGGCGCTGGTGGTGGTTCCCGAGATCGGCCTGACGCCCCAGTTGCGCGAACGCTTCCGCACCCGGCTGCCCGGCCCCATCGCCGTGCTGCATTCGGCGCTCAAGGCCAGCGAGCGCGAGCGCAACTGGCTGCGCGCGGCGCGCGGCGAAGCCAATCTCATCCTCGGCACGCGCTCGGCCGTACTGGCGCCGATTCCGCGTCTGGGACTGATCGTGGTCGACGAGGAGCACGACGACTCGCTCAAGCAGCAGGACGGACTGCGCTACTCAGGACGCGATCTGGCGGTGCGCCGCGCCCAGCTCGCCGGCTGTCCGGTGGTGCTGGGTTCGGCCACGCCCTCGCTGGAGACCCTGCGCAACGCTCAGCTCGGACGCTACCGCTGGCTGCGTCTGACCGAGCGCGCCGGCGGGGCACGACCGCCGACGATCTCGATCCTCGACATCCGCAATCAGCCATTGCGCGCCGGACTCTCGCCGCTACTGCGCGACCACATGCTGGCCGAACTGACGGCGGGCAATCAGATCCTGCTCTTTCTCAACCGGCGCGGCTATGCGCCCGTGCTCACCTGTCATGCCTGCGGCTGGGTCGGCGAGTGTCCGCACTGCGACGCGCGTCTGACCCTGCATCTGAGCGAGCGGCGGCTGTGGTGTCATCATTGCGGCTGGTCCTGTCTCCAGCCGGGCCAGTGTCCCAAGTGCCGGAGCCTGGAACTGCGGATGCTCGGACGCGGCACCGAGCGGCTGGAAGAGGAACTGGTCGAACTCTTCCCCGAGACGCGGATCGCCCGGCTCGATCGCGACAGCACGCGCCGCCGGGGCGAACTCGGGCGGGTGCTGGACGCCGTTCACAGCGGCGAGACCCAGATCCTGCTCGGCACCCAGATGTTGGCCAAGGGACACGACTTTCCGGGCGTGACCCTGGTCGGCATCCTGGAACTCGACCAGTCGCTCTATGCCAGTGATTTCCGTGCCGCCGAGCGCACCGCTCAACTCATCGTGCAGGTGGCCGGACGCGCCGGACGCGCCGAGCGTCCGGGACGGGTGGTGCTCCAGACCCGTCATCCCGAGCATCCGTTGCTGCAATCGCTGCTGCGCGAGGGCTATTCGGGCTTCGCGGAGGCGGCGCTGCGCGAGCGCGCCGAGGCCGAGCTGCCGCCCTACAGTCATCTGGCGCTCGCACGGGCCGAAGCGCCCGATCCCGAGGACGCGCTGGCCTTTCTGCGTCAGGTGCGCGAACTCGGCGAACGGCTCGACGGCGACTCGGGCGCGATCCTGCTGCTGGGACCGATCCCGGCGCCGATGGAACGCCGCGCCGGACGCCATCGCGCGCAACTCCTGATCCAGTGTGCCGAGCGTCCGCGTCTGCAACGCTTCCTCACCCGCTGGGTGAACGACGTCCGCACCCTGCCCAGACGCAAAGGGTTGCGCTGGTCGCTCGACGTCGATCCGCGCGATCTGCTGTAAACCATTTGCGACGCCGATTCAGGTATGCTTAGCGCTTCGGATCGGACCCAAGGGAGAATCGTTGCTGGACGTCGCCGCGACGCTTCGCATCAGCCCATCCGTTGCTTCCCCGGTCCAGCCGCCGATCATGTCATTCACTCCAGCAGATCGCTTTGCCCGACGCACCGGCTCGTGGCCGACAACCGGCCTCAGGCGTCCCCGTCCCGGCGCGAAGCGGTCGAGCCTTTATTCGCAATGAAGCCAGACATCAAAGCCATCCTGTCCGCCGCACTCGACACCCTGATCGCCGAGGGCCGGCTCACACTCACCGAGCGCCCCGAGATCCAGGTCGAACGCGCCAAGGACAGCGCACACGGCGATTTCGCCTCCAACCTGGCCATGCTGCTGGCCAAGCCCGCGCGTGCCAAGCCGCGCGATCTGGCCCAGCAACTGGTCGACGCCCTGCCGGCCTCGCCGCTGGTGGCGCGGGTGGAGATCGCCGGTCCCGGATTCATCAACTTCTTCCTCGCCGAGGACGCCTATCGCACCCTGGTGCCGCGCATCCTCGACGCCGGTCCCGACTATGGCCGTAGCCATATCGGCGCCGGTCAGCGGGTGCAGGTCGAGTTTGTCTCGGCCAATCCGACCGGCCCTCTGCATGTCGGCCACGGTCGCGGCGCGGCCTATGGCGCCGTGGTCGCCGATCTGCTCGAAGCGGTCGGCTTCGACGTGCACCGCGAGTACTACGTCAACGACGCCGGACGCCAGATGGACATCCTGGGCACCTCGGTCTGGCTGCGCTATCTGGAGCTGTGCGGTGAGGAACTGCGGTTCCCGAGCAACGGCTACAAGGGCGACTATGTGTGGGACATCGCCGCGACACTGCACCGCGAGCATGGCGATGCCTACCGGGTCGAGGCCGAGCAGGTGTTCGCGGGGCTTCCCGCCGACGCCCCGGTCGAGGGCGAGCCGCAGGATCAAACCGGCGACAAGGAGGCTCACATCGACGGTCTGATCGCGGCGGCTAAGCGGCTCTTGGGCGACAACCGCTATCGCTATGTCTTCGAGCTGGGTCTGAACACCATCCTTGACGACATCCGCGAGGATCTGGCGCAGTTCGGCGTGACCTATCAGGAGTGGTACTCGGAGCGCTCTCTGACCGAGAGCGGCGCGGTCAACCGCGCCATCGAGCGGCTGCGCGAATCCGGGCACGTCTACGAGCAGAACGGCGCACTCTGGTTCCGCTCGACCGCTTTCGGCGACGAGAAGGATCGGGTCGTCGTGCGCGAGAACGGTCAGAGCACCTATTTCGCCTCCGACATCGCCTATCACATGGACAAGCTCGAACGCGGCTTCGACCGGGTGATCGACATCTGGGGCGCCGACCATCACGGCTACATCCCGCGCGTCAAGGCCGCGCTCCAGGCGCTCGGGGACGACGCCGACAAGCTCGACGTGCTGCTGGTGCAGTTCGCCATCCTCTATCGCGGCGGCGAGAAGGCGCAGATGTCGACCCGCTCCGGCGAGTTCGTCACCCTGCGCGAGCTGCGCCAGGAAGTCGGACGCGACGCGGCGCGCTTCTTCTATGTCATGCGCCGCTGCGAGCAGCATATGGACTTCGACCTGGATCTGGCCAAGTCCGAGTCCTCCGACAACCCGGTCTACTATGTGCAATACGCCCATGCGCGCATCTGTGCCGTGCTGCGTCAGGCGGCCGAACGCGGACTGGCGGTCGAACCGAGTGCGGGCACGCACAACCTGGAACGCCTCACCGAGGCCCACGAGCAGGCGCTGCTGCGCACCCTCGGCCGCTATCCCGAGACCGTCGAGCAGGCCGCGCTCAAGGCCGAGCCGCACCAGATCACGCACTATCTGCGCGAGCTGGCCAATGATCTGCACACCTATTACAACGCCCATCCGTTCCTGGTCGACGACAGCGCACTGCGCGATGCCCGGATCAAGCTGATCCTGGCCACGCGCCAGGTGCTGCGCAACGGGCTGGGGCTGATCGGCGTTTCGGCGCCGGAGACTATGTGAGATGGCCAAGGACTATTATCGCGGCAAGCCCGCGCCGCCCTCCCCGCCCTCGACGCCCCCTATCCGGCGCAAGCCCAGTCGTTCATGTATCGGCTGGATGGTCGGCGGCGTGGCGCTGGGCGTGGTCGGCTCCCAGGTGCTGGCGCCCAAGGAGGGATCGCCCGAGGATTCGGGCGGTGTGGCGCGGGCCGGTCAGTCCGTGCCCAAGCCGACCTTCACCTACGAGAAGATCCTGAGCGAAGCCGAAGTCGACATCAGCAAAGGGCCGCCGCTACCGCCGCCGGCGCCACGCCCACAGCCGCAGACGGAACCTCCGCGTGCCGACATCGAGTCCGCTCCCCCGTCCGAACCGGCTCCGGCTTCCGAGCCTTTGGCGTCAGACCCGCTTCCGCCCCCGAACGAGCCGGGCCGTGGAACCTATGTGGTGCAGGTCGCCTCCTTCAGCCGTCCGGCGGACGCCGAACGGCTCAGGGAACGCCTCGCTCAGATCGGCCTGTCGACCAGCATCCAGACGGCTACCCTCCAGAATGGCAAGACGGCCTATCGGGTGCGAACCGGCGGCTATGCCAGCCGTTCGGAGGCCGAGCAGGTGCGTGCGCTGCTCAAGCGCCATGGTCAGGACGGTATGACGATCCCGATCAAGTGAGGTTCGAGCGCCGCGCCAGACGATAGGCCAGCCAGCCGGCTCCGACGGTCGCGGCGCCGACGGCGACCACGAGCGGGCGCTCATGGATGGCGTGCAGCACCATCCAGCCCATGAGCGCCAGGAAACCCAGGGTCGTGAAGGGATGGCCCCAGGTCCGATAGGGGCGGATCAGATCCGGCTCGCGCGCCCGCAGCACGAAGACGCCCGCGACCGTGAGTGCGGCGAACACCGAGAGCGTGAAGCCGGCATAGCTGATCAGGGTCTCGAAACTCGCCGTGACCAGCATCAGGATCGCCAGCCCCGACTGGAGCCAGATCGCGATCGACGGCCCCCCGCCATCGACACGACGCGCGAGCCAGGCCATGGCCCGATAGTCGCGCCCCATGGCTTCGTAGATGCGTGGTCCGGTCATGACCAGGGCGCCCACGGTCGAGACCAGCCCCAGGGCGATCAGCCCGCTCAGCAGACGTCCGCCCGACTCACCGAAGATATGGCTAGCGGCCACATGGCCGACCCGCTCATTGGCCGCCGCCAGTTCATCGGGCGGCGCCGCGCCGAGAAAGACCGCATTCAGGCCCAGATAGAGCAGTGTGACCGTCAGCGTCCCCAGCATCAGCGCGATCGGTAGCCGGCGTCCCGGATCGCGCACCTCGCCCGCGACATAGGCCGCCGCGTTCCAGCCGGTGTAGGCATAGGAGATATAGATCAGGCCGACGGCAAAGGCCGGCGACAGCACGGCCTCCAGCATGGGCGGGGCATCCTGCCCGGCGAGCCGTTCGGGCCGGATGGCGAACAGGCCGCCCAGGATGAACAGCAGGATCAGCAGCAGCTTGAGCCATGTGAACAGATCCTGGACACGGCTGCCGGCCGAGAGCCGGACCGAGTGCAGGATCGAGGCGCCGACCACCAGTACCAGTCCGGAGACGACCGGCGGAAGGCGATCGGAGCCGAGCGCCATATTGAGATATTCGCCGAACGCGATCGCGCTCGCGGCGATCGGCGCGGCAAAGCCCACCACCAGCGACACGAACCCGGCGATGAAACCCAGGGCCGGATGATAGATGCGCCCGAGCAGCCGATATTCCCCGCCATTGTGCGGCAGGGCCGCAACCAGCTCGGCATAGGCCAGCGAGCCGCAGGCCGCCGCCAGCCCGCCGAGCAGCCAGGCCATCAGCACCGCCGGCTGCGACCCCAGATCACGCATCAGAAAGCCCGTGGTCGTGAACACCCCGGTACCGATCATGGTGGCGATCACGAGCAGGATCGCGGTTCGCAGTCCGAAATGTTGGGTGAGGGCGTTTGGCATGGGAAGCGCGTCGAAGGTGGGTTCAGGGGGGCGATGATTTGAACCGTAAAGACGCGCCTGATGCAAAGAATTTCACCAACACGCTCGGTACTCGGTTCGCCGGGCCTGCGCGATCCATTGGGTTCGGGTTATGCTTTGGTCTCATTCAACGCCGCGCCCGATCGTTCCGAGCCGTACCGACCCATGTCCCAGACCTCAGATCCGCTCCGTCTCACCGATCTTCCAGACGACACCCCGGCGCGACTCGCCGAGATCCTGGGTGGGCGCCAGCTCACGCGCCGCCTGCTGGCGCTGGGGCTGCGTCAGGGCAGTCCGCTGTGTATCGTCCAGCGGCGCGGCAAGGGACTGGTGCTCGCCAGCGGTGAACTGCGGATCGCCATCGGTACCGGGATCGCCGAGAAACTCTGGGTGATACCCGAGAGCGATCAGGCCGCGTTCGCAATGCAAGAGCGATCGGGAGACGAGGCGGCATGAACGGAACCGATCGCGACACCGCCTCCAGCGTCGTCAGGCTACGTCCGCCGTTGACGTTCGCCCTGGCCGGAAACCCCAACTGCGGCAAGTCGGCCCTCTTCAACGCCCTGACCGGTATCCGCCAGACCACGGGCAACTGGCCGGGCGTGACGGTCGAGCGCAAGGAAGGCTCACTGGAACTCGATGGACGCAAGGTGCGGGTGATCGACCTGCCCGGGATCTACTCGCTCGACGCCAGCTCGCTCGACGAGATGGTCACGCGCGACTATCTGCTCGGGCGCGAGGCCGATCTCATCGTCAACGTGCTCGATGCCAGCAATCTGGAGCGTCATCTCTATCTGACCGTGCAGTTGCTGGAGATGGGCGTGCCCGTCCTGATCGCGCTCAACATGATGGACATCGCGCGCAAGCGCGGCATCCAGATCGACACCGGGGCGCTGAGCGAGGCGCTCGGCTGTCCGGTCGTGCCGCTGGTGGCGGTCAGCAAAGAGGGTCTGACCGAGTTGCAGGCGCGACTGCTGGCGGTGGCCGAGGGGCGCGAGCCGGCCGGTATGGCGCTCACGCATGGCGAATGCGTCGAGGCCGCGGTGCTGGAGCTGCTGCCCCGGCTCGAGGGCGCGGGGGACGGCGACACAGACACCGGGCACGCCAACGCGCGCTGGCTGGCGCTCAAGCTCCTGGAGTCAGACCCCATCGCCGAACACGCCGTCGGTCCCGAGACCCTGGGACTCGCCGAGTCACTGCGCCAGCAGATCGCTGAGCGCACGGGCGAGGATGCCGACCTGCACATCGCCGACACCCGCTTCGGTCATGCCCATGCACTCGCCCGGCGCGTGGTGCGCGAGGAGCGGCGCGTCGAGCGCACGGTCTCGGATCGCATCGATCAGGTGGTGCTCAGCCGGGTGTTCGGCATTCCGCTGTTCCTGCTGATGATCTATCTGATGTTCATGTTCACCATGAACATCGGCGGGGCCTTCATCGACTTCTTCGATCAGCTTGGGCAGGCGCTGTTCGTCGACGGACTCGGTGAACTGCTGGGCCGTGTCGGCGCGCCCGACTGGCTGACCCTGGTGCTGGCTACGGGCATCGGCGGCGGTCTCCAGGTGGTCGGCACCTTCATCCCCGTCATCGCCAGTCTCTATATCGTGCTCTCGATCCTGGAGGATTCGGGCTACATGGCGCGCGCGGCCTTCGTCATGGATCGCTTCATGCGCTCGATCGGGCTGCCGGGCAAGGCATTCGTGCCGCTGATCGTGGGTTTCGGCTGCAACGTGCCGGCTGTGATGGCCACGCGCACCCTGGAGAGCGAGCGCGAGCGCAAGCTGACCATCCTGATGAATCCCTTCATGTCCTGCGGGGCGCGACTGCCTGTCTATGCGCTGTTTGCCGCCGCTTTCTTTCCACACTCGGGGCAGAATCTGGTGTTCGTGCTCTATCTGACCGGGATTGCGGTGGCCATCCTCTCGGGGCTGGCGATGAAGCATACGCTGCTCAAGGGCGACAGCTCAGGGTTGTTGATGGAACTGCCGCCCTATCATCTGCCGACCGTCAAGGGCGTGATGCTGCGCACCTGGGACCGGGTGAAGCTCTTTCTGCGCGAGGCCGGCCGGGTGATCGTGCTCATGGTGCTGGCGCTCAACCTGCTGGCGACCATCGGCAGTGACGGCCGTCTGGGCAACTCGGACAGCGAGCATTCGATCCTGGCCGAGGTCAGCCGGGCTGCTACGCCGCTGTTTGCGCCCATGGGGATTCGCGAGGACAACTGGCCGGCGGTGCTCGGCATCTTCTCCGGTGTGCTGGCCAAGGAAGTGATCGTCGGCACGCTCGACTCGCTCTATGGGCGACTGGCCGCCGAGTCGCATCCGATCGAGGAACCCGAACCCTTCGATCTGTGGCGCGCGCTGGGCGCGGCGGCCGGCTCGATCGGCGAGAATCTCGGCCGGCTCGGCGAGCGTCTGCTCGACCCGCTCGGACTCGACATCGGCGAAGCCAGCGACCGCGAGACGGCCGCCGCCGAGCAGGGTGTGCAGACCGGCACCTTCGGTGCCATGGCCGAGCGCTTCGACGGTCAGGCCGGGGCGTTTGCCTATCTGCTGTTCGTGCTGCTCTATTTCCCCTGTGTGGCCACCATCGGGGCCATCGTGCGCGAATCAGGGGCGGCCTGGGCGACCTTCGTCGGATTCTGGACCACGGGTATCGCCTTCCTGACCGCGACCATCTTCTATCAGGCCGCGACCTTCGAGCGCGATCCGCTCACGGCCGGGCTCTGGATCGGCGGCGGGCCGGCGCTTTTCATCGCCGTGCTGATCGGCTTGCGGCTGTGGGCGGCGCGAGCGCCATGACGTCTAGGCCGACAGCAGCAGGCTGCTCTCGGTCATCACGTCCTCCATCAAGACCTCCAGCTCGGCCAGCTTGATGTCCTTGAGACCCAGCACCTGGGCCTCGGGTGTGGCCGCGAGTTCGATCTCGGGATCTGCGGCCTGACCCACGCCGAGCTTGCGGCAGAGGATATCCATCAGGCGGATAATGATCAGCAGCGGATCGCTCTCGTCGAAGCGACCGGCATGATGATCACGGGCGATCCGCGCATAGACCTCCGGCAGTTGCCACTTGACCATCAGCCGATACCCGATATCAGTGTGCAGGGTGTCCAGGATCTCGTTCAACAGGGAG
The sequence above is drawn from the Allochromatium vinosum DSM 180 genome and encodes:
- a CDS encoding primosomal protein N'; this encodes MNAPQPDTAAEAVLRIAVEAPLADTFDYLPPIDPPLARLRPGMRLLVPFGRGSRVGILMAVVDRSTHPVDKLRRVERVLDPEPLLDEPDLKLLAWAAAYYQQPIGEALFAAIPARLRDPEPLPLETTPGLQATASGRALDLETLARAPKQRALLDALRSEPEGLTLGELATRFGDNQSAIRALRSKGLITDIQLARAADSVAETPSLVGPELHAEQAAAVAAVQAAFGAFGAFLLDGVTGSGKTEVYIRLIESVIAQGRQALVVVPEIGLTPQLRERFRTRLPGPIAVLHSALKASERERNWLRAARGEANLILGTRSAVLAPIPRLGLIVVDEEHDDSLKQQDGLRYSGRDLAVRRAQLAGCPVVLGSATPSLETLRNAQLGRYRWLRLTERAGGARPPTISILDIRNQPLRAGLSPLLRDHMLAELTAGNQILLFLNRRGYAPVLTCHACGWVGECPHCDARLTLHLSERRLWCHHCGWSCLQPGQCPKCRSLELRMLGRGTERLEEELVELFPETRIARLDRDSTRRRGELGRVLDAVHSGETQILLGTQMLAKGHDFPGVTLVGILELDQSLYASDFRAAERTAQLIVQVAGRAGRAERPGRVVLQTRHPEHPLLQSLLREGYSGFAEAALRERAEAELPPYSHLALARAEAPDPEDALAFLRQVRELGERLDGDSGAILLLGPIPAPMERRAGRHRAQLLIQCAERPRLQRFLTRWVNDVRTLPRRKGLRWSLDVDPRDLL
- the argS gene encoding arginine--tRNA ligase; protein product: MKPDIKAILSAALDTLIAEGRLTLTERPEIQVERAKDSAHGDFASNLAMLLAKPARAKPRDLAQQLVDALPASPLVARVEIAGPGFINFFLAEDAYRTLVPRILDAGPDYGRSHIGAGQRVQVEFVSANPTGPLHVGHGRGAAYGAVVADLLEAVGFDVHREYYVNDAGRQMDILGTSVWLRYLELCGEELRFPSNGYKGDYVWDIAATLHREHGDAYRVEAEQVFAGLPADAPVEGEPQDQTGDKEAHIDGLIAAAKRLLGDNRYRYVFELGLNTILDDIREDLAQFGVTYQEWYSERSLTESGAVNRAIERLRESGHVYEQNGALWFRSTAFGDEKDRVVVRENGQSTYFASDIAYHMDKLERGFDRVIDIWGADHHGYIPRVKAALQALGDDADKLDVLLVQFAILYRGGEKAQMSTRSGEFVTLRELRQEVGRDAARFFYVMRRCEQHMDFDLDLAKSESSDNPVYYVQYAHARICAVLRQAAERGLAVEPSAGTHNLERLTEAHEQALLRTLGRYPETVEQAALKAEPHQITHYLRELANDLHTYYNAHPFLVDDSALRDARIKLILATRQVLRNGLGLIGVSAPETM
- a CDS encoding SPOR domain-containing protein, whose product is MAKDYYRGKPAPPSPPSTPPIRRKPSRSCIGWMVGGVALGVVGSQVLAPKEGSPEDSGGVARAGQSVPKPTFTYEKILSEAEVDISKGPPLPPPAPRPQPQTEPPRADIESAPPSEPAPASEPLASDPLPPPNEPGRGTYVVQVASFSRPADAERLRERLAQIGLSTSIQTATLQNGKTAYRVRTGGYASRSEAEQVRALLKRHGQDGMTIPIK
- a CDS encoding APC family permease produces the protein MPNALTQHFGLRTAILLVIATMIGTGVFTTTGFLMRDLGSQPAVLMAWLLGGLAAACGSLAYAELVAALPHNGGEYRLLGRIYHPALGFIAGFVSLVVGFAAPIAASAIAFGEYLNMALGSDRLPPVVSGLVLVVGASILHSVRLSAGSRVQDLFTWLKLLLILLFILGGLFAIRPERLAGQDAPPMLEAVLSPAFAVGLIYISYAYTGWNAAAYVAGEVRDPGRRLPIALMLGTLTVTLLYLGLNAVFLGAAPPDELAAANERVGHVAASHIFGESGGRLLSGLIALGLVSTVGALVMTGPRIYEAMGRDYRAMAWLARRVDGGGPSIAIWLQSGLAILMLVTASFETLISYAGFTLSVFAALTVAGVFVLRAREPDLIRPYRTWGHPFTTLGFLALMGWMVLHAIHERPLVVAVGAATVGAGWLAYRLARRSNLT
- a CDS encoding FeoA family protein, giving the protein MSQTSDPLRLTDLPDDTPARLAEILGGRQLTRRLLALGLRQGSPLCIVQRRGKGLVLASGELRIAIGTGIAEKLWVIPESDQAAFAMQERSGDEAA
- the feoB gene encoding Fe(2+) transporter permease subunit FeoB encodes the protein MNGTDRDTASSVVRLRPPLTFALAGNPNCGKSALFNALTGIRQTTGNWPGVTVERKEGSLELDGRKVRVIDLPGIYSLDASSLDEMVTRDYLLGREADLIVNVLDASNLERHLYLTVQLLEMGVPVLIALNMMDIARKRGIQIDTGALSEALGCPVVPLVAVSKEGLTELQARLLAVAEGREPAGMALTHGECVEAAVLELLPRLEGAGDGDTDTGHANARWLALKLLESDPIAEHAVGPETLGLAESLRQQIAERTGEDADLHIADTRFGHAHALARRVVREERRVERTVSDRIDQVVLSRVFGIPLFLLMIYLMFMFTMNIGGAFIDFFDQLGQALFVDGLGELLGRVGAPDWLTLVLATGIGGGLQVVGTFIPVIASLYIVLSILEDSGYMARAAFVMDRFMRSIGLPGKAFVPLIVGFGCNVPAVMATRTLESERERKLTILMNPFMSCGARLPVYALFAAAFFPHSGQNLVFVLYLTGIAVAILSGLAMKHTLLKGDSSGLLMELPPYHLPTVKGVMLRTWDRVKLFLREAGRVIVLMVLALNLLATIGSDGRLGNSDSEHSILAEVSRAATPLFAPMGIREDNWPAVLGIFSGVLAKEVIVGTLDSLYGRLAAESHPIEEPEPFDLWRALGAAAGSIGENLGRLGERLLDPLGLDIGEASDRETAAAEQGVQTGTFGAMAERFDGQAGAFAYLLFVLLYFPCVATIGAIVRESGAAWATFVGFWTTGIAFLTATIFYQAATFERDPLTAGLWIGGGPALFIAVLIGLRLWAARAP